In the genome of Vicia villosa cultivar HV-30 ecotype Madison, WI linkage group LG7, Vvil1.0, whole genome shotgun sequence, one region contains:
- the LOC131620155 gene encoding uncharacterized protein LOC131620155: protein MSVLINGSTTKDFFVEKGLRQGDPLSPFLFVLVTEVLTALMKKAISIGDFRAFKINDNVESNIFGVIVGEGYLETASIFLSCKIDRLPFKFLGVRVGDSPRKYSMWRELILVMKNRLAVWKGVHLNIAGHVCLINVVLSALPIYSLSFYNAPSKVLSEITAIQRKFL from the exons GCACCACTAAGGATTTCTTCGTGGAGAAGGGGCTTCGGCAAGGggatcctctttctccttttttaTTCGTTTTGGTCACAGAGGTTCTAACGGCGTTGATGAAAAAGGCTATCTCTATTGGAGACTTCCGTGCTTTCAAGATTAATGATAATGTGGAA AGCAACATTTTCGGTGTTATTGTTGGTGAAGGGTATCTCGAGACGGCTTCTATCTTCCTATCTTGTAAGATTGATAGATTACCGTTTAAATTTCTTGGAGTGAGAGTGGGAGATAGCCCGAGGAAATATTCAATGTGGCGGGAGTTGATTTTGGTTATGAAGAATAGATTGGCGGTGTGGAAAGGTGTGCATCTAAATATAGCCGGTCACGTGTGTTTGATAAATGTCGTGTTAAGTGCTTTACCTATTTACTCTCTCTCGTTTTACAATGCCCCTTCCAAGGTCCTTAGTGAGATTACCGCCAttcaaagaaaatttctttag
- the LOC131616769 gene encoding uncharacterized protein LOC131616769: MQASSLVPVDMDEALEAEYNSLLDDMVLLVAQKGDQAMRMSLEDANFQVCFGMMLLTTLKQQLRRQANNKEKLNVLANYVNEGLCLGQLLGNRFAITLRKSPVSYCASGVWL, from the exons ATGCAGGCAAGTTCCTTAG TTCCTGTAGATATGGATGAAGCACTGGAAGCTGAATACAATAGTCTTCTTGATGACATGGTATTGCTTGTTGCCCAGAAGGGTGACCAGGCCATGCGAATGTCCCTTGAAGATGCGAATTTCCAAGTGTGTTTTGGGATGATGTTGTTGACTACTTTGAAGCAACAGCTGAGGAGACAAGCAAATAATAAAGAG AAACTGAATGTCTTGGCCAATTACGTTAATGAAGGATTATGTCTTGGCCAGCTACTGGGAAACAGATTTGCAATCACTTTGCG CAAATCTCCAGTTTCCTATTGTGCTAGTGGTGTTTGGCTATGA